The following proteins are encoded in a genomic region of Ctenopharyngodon idella isolate HZGC_01 chromosome 12, HZGC01, whole genome shotgun sequence:
- the buc2l gene encoding uncharacterized protein buc2l, whose amino-acid sequence MAAIVTQEPTGVMAGVLSGPLQAQAPLLPGPLPSRVLHPDEQLQRNQPLYVPTVQPHFPYQWSMSTPYVPYSGLHGLGYGMMPLLLPPCLEVPGYMIPHAQLPILDYRHITPRVAPTIAHQTHRSHFQNNVPIGRVMVSSEVQTEPLCHSIDSHGHAARSQNCSESGRGTGCGSPVSTSPCSSDNKSVACPEGTSVLTQNCNATNANYTTGLSAVPKSEVLQAERVQIKCSEMPSGLKIFQNMELAGHNETDLLQCSLASVQSSEDVVLCSYQSLALRKDKQRVEAGMLRYSSKHCLPACTEVNVTSPSCRTFKTYPKPSRSVITQSIKAKKKSEMPFQAEVKENGNSSNVHFKILRLPFDIQNHNQPCQLEASIWSVESLIPYVPSSEWMIENGLLTPQKPLSPLIEPSDIISKPNCVPVGKNLQTDASTKNHGLPHQLEASIWSVESLMPYVPSSEWMVENGFLTPQKPLSSQIKPSDVLSELNRSSTSAVSVGEHLQTGASTKRVNSLKACSPYRPSTSWLADFGNVYYYSKLPVVRQQPNVPERQLPKMSFAISLESSPLRNGKETRDQRPVIGVSDQKQRSFHTCKYKAKSSPRLAGSAMTCGLVSHSTLEKKLPFCPSCRYDTKGKDHRKLSFSDGLGCKREEIAEVKTFDKKRATDGVHDTQKMILGSHLAKCCAAYQPKIKEQTGLCENCQCLNNSPAQDKCVDLEWRIWETSGEDWIINPNKRLLQRLQKDNAWRSMQASKTERRIRKKEREEYTQELTQEGDTVHTPWRK is encoded by the exons ATGGCTGCTATAGTTACCCAAGAGCCCACTGGTGTTATGGCAGGTGTACTGAGTGGACCACTGCAAGCACAGGCCCCTCTGCTCCCTGGTCCTCTGCCCTCCAGAGTGTTACACCCAGATGAGCAGCTCCAGCGAAACCAGCCCTTATACGTTCCCACTGTCCAGCCTCATTTCCCATATCAATGGTCCATGTCAACACCATATGTTCCCTACAGTGGACTTCATGGGTTAG gtTATGGCATGATGCCACTATTACTTCCACCATGTTTGGAAGTCCCTGGATACATGATTCCTCATGCTCAACTGCCCATATTGGACTACAGGCATATAACTCCCCGTGTGGCTCCAACTATTGCCCACCAGACCCACCGCTCCCATTTCCAAAACAATGTGCCCATTGGTCGTGTAATGGTCAGCTCAGAGGTGCAAACTGAACCCCTTTGTCATAGCATAGACTCACATGGACATGCAGCAAGATCCCAAAATTGTTCTGAATCAGGTAGGGGTACTGGCTGTGGTAGTCCAGTGTCAACATCACCCTGCTCCTCAGATAACAAATCTGTAGCTTGCCCTGAAGGTACATCCGTGCTGACTCAAAATTGCAACGCCACCAATGCTAATTACACTACTGGTTTATCTGCTGTTCCCAAGAGTGAAGTCCTCCAAGCTGAACGGGTGCAAATCAAATGCAGCGAAATGCCTTCTGGGCTTAAGATCTTTCAGAACATGGAACTAGCTGGTCATAACGAAACTGACCTTTTGCAGTGTAGCTTGGCATCTGTACAATCTTCAGAGGATGTCGTCTTGTGCTCTTACCAGTCATTAGCATTAAGGAAGGATAAACAGAGGGTTGAAGCTGGGATGTTAAGATACTCCAGTAAGCATTGTCTCCCTGCTTGTACAGAAGTTAATGTAACTTCTCCATCTTGTAGAACTTTTAAAACATATCCTAAGCCAAGCAGATCCGTCATTACCCAAAGCattaaagcaaagaaaaaatcaGAAATGCCATTTCAGGCAGAGGTAAAGGAAAATGGAAACTCTTCCAATGTTCACTTTAAGATTCTGCGGCTGCCATTTGACATACAGAACCATAACCAGCCTTGTCAGCTTGAGGCTTCTATCTGGTCGGTAGAGTCTTTGATCCCGTATGTGCCTTCCAGTGAGTGGATGATAGAGAATGGTCTTCTAACCCCTCAGAAACCTTTGAGCCCACTGATTGAACCCAGTGACATTATCTCAAAGCCGAATTGTGTTCCTGTAGGAAAGAATCTACAAACTGACGCATCAACTAAAAATCATGGTCTTCCACATCAACTAGAAGCCTCTATCTGGTCGGTAGAGTCTTTGATGCCATATGTGCCTTCCAGTGAGTGGATGGTTGAGAATGGGTTTCTAACTCCTCAGAAACCTCTGAGCTCCCAGATTAAACCCAGTGACGTTCTGTCAGAGCTGAATCGGTCTTCCACTAGTGCTGTTTCAGTAGGGGAACATCTACAAACTGGTGCATCAACAAAGCGTGTGAACTCCCTCAAGGCCTGCTCACCATACCGTCCCTCAACAAGCTGGCTGGCTGACTTTGGTAATGTATACTACTACAGTAAGTTACCCGTTGTACGACAACAGCCTAATGTTCCAGAGAGGCAACTACCAAAGATGTCCTTTGCCATTAGTCTTGAATCTTCTCCTCTCAGAAATGGGAAAGAGACCAGGGACCAAAGACCAGTAATTGGTGTCTCAGATCAGAAGCAAAGATCATTTCATACTTGCAAGTACAAAGCAAAAAGCAGTCCGAGGCTTGCTGGATCTGCCATGACGTGTGGTTTGGTTTCTCAttccacactggagaaaaaactTCCCTTCTGCCCATCATGTAGATATGACACAAAAGGAAAGGATCATAGAAAGCTTTCCTTTTCAGATGGTCTTGGCTGCAAAAGAGAAGagattgctgaagtgaaaaccTTTGACAAGAAGAGGGCTACTGATGGAGTCCATGATAcccaaaaaatgattttaggaAGTCATTTGGCAAAATGCTGTGCTGCTTATCAGCCTAAAATAAAAGAACAGACTGGATTGTGTGAAAACTGCCAATGCCTTAATAACAGCCCTGCTCAAGATAAATGTGTTGACCTTGAATGGAGAATTTGGGAAACGAGTGGGGAAGACTGGATTATCAACCCAAATAAGAGATTGTTACAGAGACTGCAGAAAG ACAATGCATGGAGAAGTATGCAGGCATCTAAAACTGAAAGAAGGATCcggaaaaaagaaagagaagaatACACGCAAG AGCTCACACAAGAGGGAGACACAGTGCACACCCCATGGAGAAAGTGA